AGATTCTAATAGTTATATTAAAAATAATTATAGCGAGATAATGATGAAAAAGATAAATGAAGAAACAATTAAAGAAAACTGGGATAATATTTGGAAAAATCATAACAATAAAACGTTTTCTTTTCTTGAAAAAATATTCTTTGGGTTATTTAAAACACAATTTTCTAGTAAATCTGTTTATAATTTCCTTTGTAAATTTATAAACGAAAAGACAGAATCATCAATAGAATGTGGATGCGGCTCAGGATTAATACAAAAAAAGTTAATGGAAAAATACAATCTAAACGGAACCTTTTTAGATATTTCTGAAGAAGCTCTGATATTTACAAAAAGAAATATCTCAAAATTAAACTTATTAAAAAAATCTGAATTTGTACAAGGATCGATATTATCTATACCTTTACCAGATGAGAGATATGACATTGTTTGGAATTCAGGAGTTTTAGAACATTTTGAAGTTGAAGATCAGAGAAAAGCTATTTCAGAGATGTTTAGGATCACGAAAAAAGGGGGAAAGGTTATTATTCTAATACCTTCAACTCATGGTAATATTTATTTACGAATGAAAGAAAAAGCTGAAAAAAATAATACTTGGCAGGCTGGTTATGAGTTACCTCTAGCTACAATGATGCATCTGTTACCAGATGAAATAGATGCGAGTAATTGTAAAGAATATAAATTTGGATATATAACTCAACTTCATTTCCTGAAGTACATGTTTAAAAGTAAGCTATTAGTTAATTTATCGATTCCTTTTATAGAAATAGTACAAAGAGTTTTATTCTTTTTAGAAAATAGACCCGGTTATTTTTTAGCTTTAGTGATTGAAAAGAAATAGGCTAATTTTGATTTAAGTTATCTCTTTTTATTATAATAAGTGATAAGAGTCCGGAAAACATAGTCAAAATGAAGTTGAAAGTTCTATCAAATAGAGAAGCTATTACACCAATTTCTGGATCACCATATAAAAGATATGTTGTAATAGACGTTATTCCTTCTTTCATGCCTATTCCACCCGGCGTAATTGAGATAAGGAAAGTAAAATTCAAAATTGAGCCTATAGTTATCGAGTCAATAAAGCTAATAGGTTTTCCTAAAATTTTGAACGATATGTACATCCTTATTGAATAGAAAATAATTTGTAGAAGAGAAAGAGTGGTGTAATTCAGAACAAGAAATGGATTCCTAAGCTTTATTGACAGATTTTTTAACTTCTGAGAAACAATTTTCAACTTATCTGTCAAATTTGTAAAAAACAAGAACATGATTACGATTATTGCTATTATTGGAAGAGAATATATGACTTTACTATTAATTGTTATTTTTTCAACTATTGCTATTCTGTTGCTAAGATATATTGATGAAACAAAAAATAGAAGTGAATATATTGTTACATAGAAGTAATTAACAAATATTGTAACAAAATAGTCTTTGTAGTTAAGCGATATCTTATCCTTTAGATGTTTTCCAAGTAATATTACTCCAGCTTTCATTGGCAGGTAATTCAGAAAATTTGATGCTTGAGTATAACAGAATAGCATTAAGATCGAAGTTTTTTTATCAAAAATACTAAGGTTAACTTTTAAAAACAAGGTCCCCAAAATAAATGATAGAAAAAAAACCACAAGCAAGATAAGATATGTTAAAGTGTCATAATTTGATACGATGCTGTTAAAATCATATTCAGTAAAATAAAAAGTATATATTAAGATTATAATGAGAATTAGAAAAAAAATAATGTTTGAAATCTTTTTTTTCATTTATTGTTCTTCCTAATAAAAACAGAGCAAACTCCACTTAAAAATAATAAAAGTAGTTTTGGAAAAGTTTTATAGAGTATCAATCTGTCTTTATTATTTTCCTTTAGAAACTCCACTATTAATAAAAAGAATATAAATAATGTTATAATTATAGTTTTAGGGAATGTTAATAATAGTACTATGATTAAAAAGATCATTCCAAAAAAAACATAGCTTATTGGATTTCTCCTCAATATATAATAATCAGCCCATAGTTTACCTCTATTGTATAGCCATGAGTTTAGATTGTCAATTTTCCTGTGTTGATATTTTGCTTTAATGCCAGTATGTCTGTAAAGTGTAATATTCTTATCAAAAACCAAAGTTTTAAAAAGTGCTGTGTCATCACTTTTAACACTACTGGTGTCCTCTGGAGTAAGTTCTATAAAAAGGTCGCGGTCAATAAATAATAGTGTAGTACCTTTCGGTGCTCTAGTAAAATTAGTTTTGTTAATAGCAAGGCACTCTCCCCATTTAGTTTGAGGATAGTACGGATAGTAAAATCTTCTTCTTACTAAATAAAATACTGTTTCAACTTCACTGCCATATTTTTGATCATCATAATCACCTCCCATTACAGGAGAAACATTGGCATTCAGAAAGTTTACAATTATATCGCTATTTGCAAAAACTCTGGAATCAATAAATAGAAGGGTTTTGAATTTTGCTTGAACTGCTCCATCAAGTCTTGTTTTAATCCTTCCAGAATTTTTCTCATGATTTATTACTCTTAAATCAATTTTTTCATTCCAACTATCAATAATATTGCCTGTTCTATCAATAGATCCATCATTTACAATAATATATTCAACCTTTAGATTCTCAGGTATTTCAATCTTGGAAATTACTTCAAGACATTCATCTAATGTTTCTTCACCATTGTAAACAGGAACAATTATTGATATTCCATCTATTTTTTCCAAAACTTAAGTTCCTCAAAATTTGTCATATCAATAGTCAATGGGGTGATAGTAATTCTATCATCAGTGATATTTTTATCATCATTATCATCATTTAAATCGATATCTTTTTCTGGACCACCGGCAAAGAAAAAATTCCTTCTTT
This genomic interval from Candidatus Delongbacteria bacterium contains the following:
- a CDS encoding class I SAM-dependent methyltransferase, coding for DSNSYIKNNYSEIMMKKINEETIKENWDNIWKNHNNKTFSFLEKIFFGLFKTQFSSKSVYNFLCKFINEKTESSIECGCGSGLIQKKLMEKYNLNGTFLDISEEALIFTKRNISKLNLLKKSEFVQGSILSIPLPDERYDIVWNSGVLEHFEVEDQRKAISEMFRITKKGGKVIILIPSTHGNIYLRMKEKAEKNNTWQAGYELPLATMMHLLPDEIDASNCKEYKFGYITQLHFLKYMFKSKLLVNLSIPFIEIVQRVLFFLENRPGYFLALVIEKK
- a CDS encoding flippase-like domain-containing protein, with protein sequence MKKKISNIIFFLILIIILIYTFYFTEYDFNSIVSNYDTLTYLILLVVFFLSFILGTLFLKVNLSIFDKKTSILMLFCYTQASNFLNYLPMKAGVILLGKHLKDKISLNYKDYFVTIFVNYFYVTIYSLLFFVSSIYLSNRIAIVEKITINSKVIYSLPIIAIIVIMFLFFTNLTDKLKIVSQKLKNLSIKLRNPFLVLNYTTLSLLQIIFYSIRMYISFKILGKPISFIDSITIGSILNFTFLISITPGGIGMKEGITSITTYLLYGDPEIGVIASLFDRTFNFILTMFSGLLSLIIIKRDNLNQN
- a CDS encoding glycosyltransferase, giving the protein MEKIDGISIIVPVYNGEETLDECLEVISKIEIPENLKVEYIIVNDGSIDRTGNIIDSWNEKIDLRVINHEKNSGRIKTRLDGAVQAKFKTLLFIDSRVFANSDIIVNFLNANVSPVMGGDYDDQKYGSEVETVFYLVRRRFYYPYYPQTKWGECLAINKTNFTRAPKGTTLLFIDRDLFIELTPEDTSSVKSDDTALFKTLVFDKNITLYRHTGIKAKYQHRKIDNLNSWLYNRGKLWADYYILRRNPISYVFFGMIFLIIVLLLTFPKTIIITLFIFFLLIVEFLKENNKDRLILYKTFPKLLLLFLSGVCSVFIRKNNK